A genomic region of Exiguobacterium oxidotolerans JCM 12280 contains the following coding sequences:
- a CDS encoding Ohr family peroxiredoxin → MTKTILTSRAAAVGGRDGKVSSDDNVINLDLVMPGTKGKEDIPTSNPEQLFAAGYAACFDGAYNLMARQAKKRVETRTNSEVSLLQDEADNGVKIAAKLVVEVVGVSQEEAEELLEKAHGFCPYSKATRGNIDVDLSVKVVDALSE, encoded by the coding sequence ATGACTAAAACAATTCTTACTTCACGCGCGGCGGCAGTAGGGGGCCGTGATGGAAAAGTCTCTTCTGACGATAACGTCATTAATTTAGATTTAGTAATGCCTGGTACAAAAGGTAAAGAAGATATTCCGACATCAAACCCAGAGCAACTATTCGCGGCAGGATACGCGGCATGTTTCGATGGTGCATATAACTTAATGGCACGCCAAGCAAAAAAACGTGTCGAAACACGGACGAACTCAGAAGTGAGTCTTTTACAAGACGAAGCAGATAACGGCGTTAAGATCGCAGCGAAACTCGTTGTAGAAGTCGTTGGCGTTTCGCAAGAAGAAGCAGAAGAGTTACTTGAAAAAGCACACGGTTTCTGCCCATATTCTAAAGCAACGCGCGGTAACATCGATGTCGATTTATCTGTTAAAGTAGTCGACGCACTTAGCGAATAA
- a CDS encoding DUF456 domain-containing protein, with translation MTILLWILIAVCFIASFVGLVYPIIPSAPLLIVGFLIYGFGFGFTELTISFWVIQSVFIILLFTLDYLVSSYTVDRRGGSRAAKIATTVGLIAGPFIIPGVGLLIFPFVFAILTEKIISKKTWNESMSIGIGTVLGILSSALLKGIAMLLMIVVFILYIV, from the coding sequence ATGACGATTTTACTTTGGATTCTGATTGCGGTCTGTTTCATAGCTAGTTTTGTAGGACTTGTTTACCCAATCATTCCAAGTGCGCCGTTACTCATCGTCGGTTTTTTGATTTATGGGTTCGGTTTCGGATTTACCGAGTTAACGATTAGTTTTTGGGTCATTCAGTCGGTATTTATCATTTTATTATTCACGCTCGACTATTTAGTAAGTTCTTATACAGTCGACCGGCGTGGTGGATCACGTGCGGCTAAAATTGCAACGACAGTCGGATTGATTGCAGGACCGTTCATTATTCCTGGTGTGGGTCTGTTGATTTTCCCGTTTGTTTTTGCGATTTTAACAGAAAAAATCATCAGTAAAAAGACGTGGAATGAATCAATGTCGATTGGTATCGGAACGGTTTTAGGCATTTTATCAAGTGCATTATTAAAAGGGATTGCCATGCTCTTAATGATCGTCGTCTTTATCTTGTACATTGTTTGA
- a CDS encoding murein hydrolase activator EnvC family protein, which produces MKKTFASLIVSALVLSSTPHFASADDLSEQKAKNEQKQQENQNTQKNLESSVNHEGEKISKTQQEVNRLDEALNEKMFAVEAKDRQIKATEAEIVELGKQIEKYKAKLKRQEALLGDRLRVMQENDGNSIKWEEVIFGSKDVGDLVSRVLAGKSISQQDDKMITDYRNTQKKLANAQQELKDKKVKLVTEKKELKRQQAELEQQISERNKRIKELKKQKKKFETQLMDAKEVQQILIAQEKAIAAEKAAREREARIEKERKAQEAREAKARAEAQAAQAAADQAAAEKAAAEQAAAEKAAAEQAAKQAARQKATTNSTKQSTPAPAPVAPKPAPVAPKPAPVAPKPTPAPAASSALFIHPTSGATTQGYGSASGENGYGFHNGIDFGAPVGTPIVAAATGTVITASSSGPYGNHIMIAHQLNGKTYTTVYAHMSSLNARAGQRVSQGQQIGALGSTGNSTGPHLHFEIHVGGYIYSGTGPANSVNPMSML; this is translated from the coding sequence ATGAAAAAAACGTTCGCGTCGCTCATCGTTTCCGCACTTGTCCTTTCATCAACTCCTCATTTTGCATCAGCAGATGATTTAAGTGAACAAAAAGCCAAAAACGAACAAAAGCAACAAGAAAACCAAAATACACAAAAAAATCTTGAGTCTTCTGTGAATCACGAAGGTGAGAAGATTTCGAAGACACAACAAGAAGTGAATCGTTTAGACGAAGCATTAAATGAAAAAATGTTTGCCGTCGAAGCAAAAGATCGTCAAATCAAGGCGACAGAAGCTGAAATCGTTGAACTCGGTAAACAAATCGAGAAGTATAAAGCAAAATTAAAACGCCAAGAAGCATTGTTAGGTGACCGTTTACGTGTCATGCAGGAAAACGATGGTAACTCAATCAAATGGGAAGAAGTCATCTTTGGTTCAAAAGATGTCGGCGATCTTGTCAGCCGTGTGTTAGCCGGAAAATCCATTTCGCAACAAGATGATAAGATGATTACGGATTACCGCAATACACAAAAAAAATTAGCAAATGCTCAACAAGAGTTAAAAGATAAAAAAGTAAAACTTGTGACAGAGAAAAAAGAATTAAAACGTCAGCAAGCAGAACTTGAACAGCAAATCAGTGAACGAAACAAACGCATTAAAGAACTTAAGAAGCAAAAAAAGAAATTTGAGACACAGTTGATGGACGCGAAGGAAGTTCAACAAATCTTGATTGCGCAAGAAAAAGCAATCGCGGCAGAAAAAGCGGCACGTGAACGTGAAGCACGGATTGAAAAAGAGCGCAAGGCACAAGAAGCACGAGAAGCAAAAGCTCGTGCTGAAGCTCAAGCGGCACAAGCAGCAGCCGATCAGGCAGCGGCAGAAAAGGCAGCAGCTGAGCAAGCAGCAGCAGAAAAAGCGGCAGCCGAGCAAGCAGCAAAACAAGCAGCTCGTCAAAAAGCAACAACGAATTCAACAAAACAATCAACACCGGCACCAGCGCCGGTAGCACCAAAACCAGCGCCGGTAGCACCAAAACCAGCACCAGTAGCACCGAAGCCAACTCCGGCTCCAGCTGCATCTTCAGCATTGTTCATTCATCCGACAAGTGGTGCGACTACACAAGGATACGGCTCAGCAAGTGGTGAAAATGGATACGGATTCCATAATGGCATCGACTTTGGTGCACCGGTTGGAACACCAATCGTCGCAGCAGCAACAGGAACTGTCATTACGGCTTCTAGCAGTGGTCCTTACGGGAATCACATTATGATTGCTCACCAATTGAACGGAAAAACGTATACGACGGTTTACGCACACATGAGTTCATTGAATGCGCGTGCAGGACAACGTGTCAGCCAGGGACAACAAATCGGTGCACTTGGTAGCACGGGTAACTCGACTGGACCACACTTACACTTCGAAATTCATGTCGGCGGGTATATCTACAGTGGAACAGGCCCTGCAAATAGTGTTAATCCTATGTCAATGTTATAA
- a CDS encoding type 1 glutamine amidotransferase domain-containing protein encodes MGKKVAVVLANHFEDVEFTGPVDALKEAGHEVTVIGSEKGAELVGKQEEAKVTVDVTIDQTSPADYDALLIPGGFSPDLLREDDRFVSFVEEFDMSKKPVFAICHGPQLMINAKIVKGRKMTGYKSIRVDLENAGVDFEDTEVVVDDNFVSSRQPDDIPAFNREMLAKLA; translated from the coding sequence ATGGGTAAAAAAGTAGCAGTTGTACTCGCGAACCACTTTGAAGATGTCGAGTTCACAGGACCAGTCGACGCATTAAAAGAGGCAGGTCATGAAGTGACAGTCATCGGTTCAGAAAAAGGCGCAGAACTCGTCGGTAAACAAGAGGAAGCAAAAGTCACGGTTGATGTAACGATTGATCAAACATCGCCGGCAGACTATGATGCGCTGTTGATTCCGGGCGGATTCTCACCAGATTTATTACGTGAAGACGACCGTTTTGTCTCTTTCGTAGAAGAGTTCGATATGTCGAAGAAACCGGTCTTTGCGATTTGTCATGGTCCACAATTGATGATTAACGCTAAAATCGTTAAGGGACGCAAGATGACAGGATACAAATCAATCCGGGTCGATTTAGAGAATGCTGGGGTTGATTTTGAAGACACTGAAGTCGTCGTTGATGATAATTTCGTCTCAAGTCGTCAACCAGATGATATTCCGGCGTTCAACCGTGAAATGTTAGCGAAACTCGCATAA
- a CDS encoding hemolysin family protein has product METFDTTTIIIRLLIIGLLIVLTAFFVAAEFSVVKMRMSRIDQLITEGNKTAVIAKKLLENLDYYLSACQLGITVTALGLGWLGESTVGAILEMLFTEIALPDSVSTIVSFVLAFSIVTFLHVVLGELAPKSLAIQKTEAITMLLAPPLYWFGQVMKPFIWILNGSARVFLRLFGVEPAGHEEAHSEEEIKIIMTQSYKSGEINQTELSYMQNIFSFDERIAKDIMLPRTDLITISNDASMDEIISLVEEYQFTRYPVAEEGDKDKILGFINAKQLFTDHMANKGKALSYYIHNLPIVSEYSPLQDAMLKMQVERTPMALVIDEYGGTAGVITMEDILEEIVGEIRDEFDKDEKADIEQIHERLYRISGRVLIDDLNERFNLGIEEEDIDTIGGWVMAQDTEVSSGQEFRYEDYTVKVMEVDNHQVKSIYLQLPEKESTTPTEEEIM; this is encoded by the coding sequence ATGGAGACATTCGACACAACAACGATTATTATCAGGCTTCTCATTATTGGATTATTAATTGTTTTGACAGCATTTTTTGTAGCGGCAGAGTTCTCGGTCGTAAAAATGCGGATGTCTCGAATCGATCAATTGATTACAGAAGGAAATAAAACAGCAGTCATCGCCAAAAAATTATTAGAAAATCTCGATTATTATTTATCAGCATGTCAACTTGGGATTACGGTGACAGCACTTGGTCTAGGGTGGCTAGGAGAGTCAACGGTAGGTGCAATCCTAGAAATGCTCTTCACAGAAATAGCGTTACCCGATTCGGTTTCTACGATTGTTTCGTTTGTCTTAGCCTTTTCAATCGTCACATTCCTTCATGTTGTTTTAGGTGAGTTAGCGCCAAAGTCGTTAGCAATCCAAAAAACAGAAGCGATTACGATGTTGCTTGCACCACCTCTTTATTGGTTTGGACAAGTAATGAAGCCATTCATTTGGATTTTGAATGGGTCAGCACGAGTCTTTCTTCGCTTGTTTGGTGTAGAACCGGCAGGGCACGAAGAAGCGCACTCGGAAGAGGAAATCAAAATCATCATGACACAAAGTTATAAGAGTGGCGAAATCAATCAGACGGAACTGTCTTACATGCAGAACATTTTTTCTTTTGATGAACGGATTGCAAAAGATATCATGTTACCGCGAACGGACTTGATCACGATTTCGAATGATGCGTCGATGGATGAAATCATTTCGCTCGTCGAAGAATACCAGTTCACACGTTACCCGGTCGCCGAAGAAGGGGACAAGGATAAAATTCTTGGTTTCATTAATGCGAAACAACTCTTTACTGATCATATGGCAAACAAAGGAAAAGCGTTAAGCTACTACATCCACAACTTGCCGATCGTCTCGGAGTATTCACCTTTGCAAGATGCGATGTTGAAAATGCAAGTCGAACGGACACCGATGGCTCTAGTCATTGACGAGTATGGTGGAACAGCGGGTGTCATTACGATGGAAGATATCTTAGAAGAAATCGTCGGGGAAATCCGTGATGAATTCGATAAAGATGAGAAAGCCGACATCGAACAGATTCATGAGCGACTGTATCGAATTTCCGGACGTGTCCTAATCGATGACTTGAACGAACGGTTTAACCTCGGAATCGAGGAAGAAGATATCGATACAATCGGTGGTTGGGTGATGGCGCAAGATACGGAAGTGTCGAGCGGTCAAGAGTTCCGTTATGAAGACTATACGGTCAAAGTGATGGAAGTCGATAATCACCAAGTAAAATCGATTTATCTACAACTTCCTGAAAAAGAATCCACTACACCAACTGAAGAAGAAATTATGTAA
- a CDS encoding VOC family protein, whose translation MKLDHTGIAVRDMQEAITFYTTILGGKLVREYSNPAPGVASNIAVIEFEDAHIELLTPTSADSPIARFLKQRGKGVHHIAYRVDDLDQAILDAKEQGLTFLEDTYRSTPFGRRLIYMNPRHSHGVITELCDYPNA comes from the coding sequence GTGAAACTTGATCATACTGGTATTGCCGTCCGTGATATGCAAGAAGCCATTACTTTTTATACAACAATTTTAGGCGGGAAATTAGTCCGTGAATATTCAAATCCCGCTCCAGGCGTGGCTTCGAATATCGCTGTCATTGAATTTGAAGATGCACATATTGAACTACTGACACCAACAAGCGCTGACAGCCCCATTGCTCGTTTCTTAAAACAACGTGGTAAAGGGGTACATCACATCGCCTACCGCGTTGACGATTTAGATCAAGCGATTCTCGATGCAAAAGAACAGGGACTTACGTTCCTCGAAGATACGTACCGGTCAACGCCTTTTGGCCGTCGTTTAATTTACATGAATCCGAGGCATTCGCACGGGGTCATCACTGAGCTTTGCGATTATCCAAACGCTTAA